The nucleotide window GCGATCATCGCCTTTTGTTCCGCGAAAGTAGCGTCAGCTTCCTACAGCCCGTCCGCTTCGTCGGCAATTCCAGCGATACGATCCGCCAACCGATCCGCATCAAAATCTGCCGAGGCGATCGCGCGGTGATCCAGCAAGACGCACCGATCACCAAACTGGCGGCTGTGGTCCAGCGGCACCGGACGATCACAACGGCGTGGGCTGGATCGGTGCATCGATCGAAACGCCTGGCCCAGCGGCACGCCGGAGGACTGGCCCAGCCGAATCACTCGATCACGAGTCGATTCGTCGGCGACCAGCCAAGCGATCTTGTAATGGCATCCCACGTCATCGTTGGACGACTTGGCCAGTCCGCCGACCAGCCCAGCGACCGGTTGCCACCGATCCAATCGACCGCCGAGCGACTTCAGTAGCTCGGCCACCCGAGCCTCGCGGGCGACGGTTGCGTCGGCCAGGTATTTCAATTGCGGGAGCAACACCGCGGCTTGGAACGTGGAGATCCCAAAGGCGTCACTGGGGCGATCGGCCAATGACCGCAGTCGCGCGGCGATCGCATCGTTGTCGGTCAACACCGCGCCACCACCACCGGACGTCAACGGTTTGGAGCCACCGAAACTGAGCGTTGCGACGTCACCGAAGCAACCCGCCGGTTGTCCGCCGATTCGCATCCCGGGGACTTGGCACGCGTCTTCGATCAACGTCCATCCGTGTTGGCGACACCGTCGTGCGATCTTGTCGATGTCGGCGGGCTGGCCGTACAGATGCGACACCACGACGGCTTTGACCGACTTCGCCACATCCGATCCGGCGATCTTTTCCAGACTTCTGGCCGACATACTGGCCCGGTCCGGATCGATGTCGGCCAGCACGGGGCGAGCCCCCAACAGTTCGACGGCTCGGAAATTGCCCGGATAGTCGAACGCTGCGACGACGACGCCATCGCCCGGTCCGACACCGGAGGCTCGCAGCGCCAGTTCGACGGCCAATGACCCGCTGCTGACCGGTCGAGCATGATTGACATGGAACGTCTCGCAGAGCGATCGGATCAAGTCATCCTTGACGGGCGAATCGTAGGCCGCCCAGTCCGCGAGTTCGGATCGATGGCGAATCGCTTGGGCGATTTCCCCAGCGGCGATCGGCCACAGGTCATCAACTGTGGGGAAGGGAGGCTCGGGCGGTCTGGGCAAGAGAACGGGTTGGGGATGGCGTTGGAGGATCGGAGTCGATTCTGAACGAGCGAGCGTAAGCGTTGGTGGTGCTGGATGCTAGCGAGTCCGGCGCGGGATCGGGGGTCGGAGCAAAATGCGGCGATGGATGATCCGCTTTGTCGGTCCCCGGAGTGTTGATCGGCGGGGCGTGAAACGAAACCACGTAAAGTCGTTCAGGTGGCTGGGCTTGTGACCTTTTTTGGGCTTCCATATCATGCCGCATTCGTTTCACGCGCCCCAATGCGGGGCTAGACGGCATCCGCATGACGGACGTCCCCAATTGCCTCTGACGGCAAAGGCGGCCCGCTTTTGTTCAGTTTCCACGTTCACGTTTTTATTGACACGATCATCGCCGAACCGGCGTTGATGATGGCATCGGCTATTGACGGCTTCGATGCGGTCGCCGGCATGCTCGCCCAAATCGGTGGTGACGCCGCTGGGGCGGCCGCCGACGGGGCCGCGGTTGATGGCGCCGCTGGCGGCGAAGACCCCGGTTTTGTCCAGCGTTTGTTGGCCAATCCGTTGCTGCTGCCGATCTCGTTGTTCGTCATTTTCTATTTGACCTTCATTGCCCCCGAACGGCGCAAGAAGGCTGACGAGGCCAAGATGATGGCGTCGTTGTCCAAGAACGATCGGGTGATCACGATCGGCGGCATTCACGCGACGGTGGTGTCCGTCGGCGGTGATGACGGCGTGGTGACGTTGAAGATCGACGAAGGCGGCGGCACCAGGATCAAGGTCAATCGATCGGCGATCGCCAGCATCACCGAATCGGCCAACAAGCCCAAGACCGACGGCAAATCGGCCGCGACCACGGAAAAGGCTTAGGAAACGAATCGCGTCCCGATTTTTTTAACTTCCACACCACCTCTCTCACTGCCGGCGACGCCATGATGGCGTCACAACACGGCCCCCAACCATTCGACCGGATTCAAGAAACTAACGATGGACTGCAACTTCACCGATGGGCTGATGATTCTGGCCCAGTCCGCTTCGGTCAACGCCAGCGATGTCGCGGCGGATCAGCCCAGTGCCGCCGGCCCGTGGATCGCCATCGCGATCGCCGCCGCCGTCCTGATCTTGCCTTTCGTGGTGGGATCATTCTTGGCCAAGGCGATGCGGATGCCACAGATGGCCACCCGTCTGGGCTTTATCCTGTTGGCGGTCACCGCCAGTGCCGTGGTCTTGTTGAACAAGCTGCCCGGCCTGGGCGTCGACCTTCGTGGTGGAACGATCCTGGTCTATGAAATCGACCCGTCCAAAAACGAACAGAAACAAGCCGATGGGGGCCAGCGGATTCAATCCGAAAGCTTGGTCGAACCGCTGACCCAGCGGATCAACCCCAGCGGCACGCAAGAAATCGTGATTCGCCCGTACGGCGAAAACCAAATCGAAATCATCGTGCCCGAAGTCGACCAGCGTGAAGTCGACCGGATCAAGCAACTGATCGAAGAAGCCGGGATTTTGCGGTTCGCGATCGTCGCCAATCAAGCCGACCACCAAGCCATCATCGATTTGGCACGCACCAACGCGGAATCGGATTACCCGTTGCGCGAAATCGTCGGTTCGACCGACGGACTGTTGTACGGACGCTGGGTCGCCGTGGGCCGTGAAGCGAACGAAGTCGACGGCGTCCGTCCGTTCCGGCTGGGCGTGGGCAACGCGACGTTGCGAAACCCGGACACCGGCAATCTGGTCAATCCGCCGGCACAGGCCTTGTTCAGCGATGAACCCGGAACGCTGGCTCGCTGGGTCGCCGATCAAGGGATGAGCGGTCTGGAGATCTTGATGGTCATCGATCCGCTGTTGGACGTTAAAGGCGAAGACCTGTCGTTCGCATCGGGAACGGTTGACGAACGAGGCGGTCCCGCCGTCGCGTTCAACTTGACCGACCAGGGTTCGGGACGCTTCCGTGCACTGACGACCAACAACGCACCCGTGGGAACTCGTCAGCGCCAGTTGGGGATCGTGCTGGATGACGTCCTGTTGTCCGCTCCGACGATCAACGAACCCATTTCAAAACAAGGTCGGATCACGGGTAACTTCACCCGCGAAGAAGTCGATCGCTTGGTCGCGGTTTTGGAAGCCGGTCAATTGCCGGCGGCTTTGACGCCCCAGCCGATCGCAGAAAACCAGATCGATGCAACGCTTGGTAAAGACACAATCGAAAAGGGTGTCTGGGCCATCGGCGTTTCATTGATTTTGGTGCTGGTCTTCATCCTGGTTTACTACATGTTTTCCGGCGTCGTCGCCTGTATCGCCTTGTTGCTGAACCTGGCGATGATTCTGGCGACGATGGTGTTGATCAACCAACCGCTAACGTTGCCGGGCTTGGCCGGTCTGGTGTTGACCGTCGGGATGTCGGTCGACGCGAACGTTCTGATTTTCGAACGTATCCGCGAAGAACTGAAAAAGGGTGCGAAGCCTCGGATGGCGATTCGTAACGGTTTCGGGCGTGCAACGACGACGATCATCGACGCCAACCTGACCACTTTGATCACGGCCATCGTGTTGTACGCGATCGGCACCGACCAGATCCGCGGCTTCGCGGTGACGTTGATCTTGGGGATTCTGTTCTCGATGTTCACCGCGATCTATGTTTCGCGAACAATCTTTGACATCGCCGAAAAGAAGGGCTTCCTTTCGCTGGGCATGTTGGACTTTGTCAACGGCATTCGGTCGTCTCTGGCCGGCGGTGGTCAGTTCGATTTCATGGGCAAAGGCAAA belongs to Crateriforma spongiae and includes:
- the yajC gene encoding preprotein translocase subunit YajC; this encodes MMASAIDGFDAVAGMLAQIGGDAAGAAADGAAVDGAAGGEDPGFVQRLLANPLLLPISLFVIFYLTFIAPERRKKADEAKMMASLSKNDRVITIGGIHATVVSVGGDDGVVTLKIDEGGGTRIKVNRSAIASITESANKPKTDGKSAATTEKA
- a CDS encoding DegT/DnrJ/EryC1/StrS family aminotransferase, with translation MPRPPEPPFPTVDDLWPIAAGEIAQAIRHRSELADWAAYDSPVKDDLIRSLCETFHVNHARPVSSGSLAVELALRASGVGPGDGVVVAAFDYPGNFRAVELLGARPVLADIDPDRASMSARSLEKIAGSDVAKSVKAVVVSHLYGQPADIDKIARRCRQHGWTLIEDACQVPGMRIGGQPAGCFGDVATLSFGGSKPLTSGGGGAVLTDNDAIAARLRSLADRPSDAFGISTFQAAVLLPQLKYLADATVAREARVAELLKSLGGRLDRWQPVAGLVGGLAKSSNDDVGCHYKIAWLVADESTRDRVIRLGQSSGVPLGQAFRSMHRSSPRRCDRPVPLDHSRQFGDRCVLLDHRAIASADFDADRLADRIAGIADEADGL
- the secD gene encoding protein translocase subunit SecD, which encodes MDCNFTDGLMILAQSASVNASDVAADQPSAAGPWIAIAIAAAVLILPFVVGSFLAKAMRMPQMATRLGFILLAVTASAVVLLNKLPGLGVDLRGGTILVYEIDPSKNEQKQADGGQRIQSESLVEPLTQRINPSGTQEIVIRPYGENQIEIIVPEVDQREVDRIKQLIEEAGILRFAIVANQADHQAIIDLARTNAESDYPLREIVGSTDGLLYGRWVAVGREANEVDGVRPFRLGVGNATLRNPDTGNLVNPPAQALFSDEPGTLARWVADQGMSGLEILMVIDPLLDVKGEDLSFASGTVDERGGPAVAFNLTDQGSGRFRALTTNNAPVGTRQRQLGIVLDDVLLSAPTINEPISKQGRITGNFTREEVDRLVAVLEAGQLPAALTPQPIAENQIDATLGKDTIEKGVWAIGVSLILVLVFILVYYMFSGVVACIALLLNLAMILATMVLINQPLTLPGLAGLVLTVGMSVDANVLIFERIREELKKGAKPRMAIRNGFGRATTTIIDANLTTLITAIVLYAIGTDQIRGFAVTLILGILFSMFTAIYVSRTIFDIAEKKGFLSLGMLDFVNGIRSSLAGGGQFDFMGKGKVAMVVSGLLVTLGIASLVMRGSSIFDIDFAGGSSVQFRVDRPVDTDQVRAIVDGVLVSDSGDDLQGTVNGVSIEGIPDGTVFKVDAPIDQVDDLKALIERGFENSDVADLVTYQVSITPAGDASWLPRRRSLDPSRGLFDPQTGTTLAAAYAQEDDANGDEASDGDSAEGESDETMDVELPGIVFSTAVVQLGVGDDDAGAAINGKTLIDKIVQSASAAGVEISDREIKLTPMGDNASEWAPDSALTFDQWKVQLPMGQTKADAVMSQLESDLSSEPIWISSSSVGSRVAGDMISRALGALFASLLSIIAYIWFRFQRVIYGVAAVCALIHDVLITLGAIAVSYWLADALGFLLIDPFKISLTVVAALLTIIGYSLNDTIVVFDRIRETKGKSPRLTGEMINSSINQTLSRTLLTSITTLIVVVLLYAFGGAGIHAFAFCLVIGVLVGTYSSIFVASPILLWLVNRGEAKAAA